A part of Capsicum annuum cultivar UCD-10X-F1 chromosome 6, UCD10Xv1.1, whole genome shotgun sequence genomic DNA contains:
- the LOC107874264 gene encoding uncharacterized protein LOC107874264: MNHQKIKTFVSAGSLVALQNKQILQQKKKKKNTGTSYVNAKENHHKQKEKLNNVPVRSQVQEQVQWVFEDPILPVAPVEEQVSQELLYYTTRASQPSLEQVQQDQLEIPKFEANEQFGEGSSINKNKGATQMAAVHRRTECQLIVLNKLNRRIGPTKAVVTKFSSFLGTLARNGIFCPLNISWAKLKTHDDMWSYIQEKYDIHENGKKWAMNEIGASFRGYKTRFKNDQYYVYPNNEIRKVNRPKTILEPVFADLLQYWNSNEAKDKSDANKQN, from the exons ATGAATCACCAGAAAATTAAGACCTTTGTTTCAGCTGGTTCACTAGTAGCATtacaaaacaaacaaatactacaacagaagaagaagaagaagaatacaggAACAAGCTATGTAAATGCAAAGGAAAATCATCACAAGCAGAAGGAGAAGTTAAACAATGTTCCAGTTAGATCCCAAGTACAAGAACAAGTGCAATGGGTCTTTGAGGATCCTATCTTACCTGTAGCACCAGTAGAGGAGCAAGTGAGCCAAGAATTGTTATATTACACCACTCGTGCCTCACAACCATCACTCGAACAAGTGCAGCAAGATCAGTTAGAAATTCCTAAATTTGAAGCAAATGAACAATTTGGAGAAG GCTCttcaattaacaaaaataaaggtGCTACACAAATGGCAGCAGTACATAGACGAACTGAGTGTCAACTAATAGTGCTAAATAAGTTGAATCGGCGTATTGGTCCTACTAAAGCAGTGGTCACCAAGTTCAGCAGTTTTCTTGGCACTTTGGCAAGGAATGGGATATTTTGTCCTCTTAATATTAGTTGGGCAAAGTTGAAGACACATGATGATATGTGGAGCTATATCCAG GAGAAATATGACATtcatgaaaatggaaaaaaatgggCTATGAATGAAATTGGTGCTTCTTTTAGAGGGTACAAGACTAGGTTTAAGAATGACCAGTATTATGTGTACCCCAATAATGAAATTCGAAAGGTAAATAGGCCTAAAACTATTCTAGAACCTGTATTTGCAGATTTGCTTCAGTATTGGAACTCCAACGAAGCTAAG GATAAGTCTGATGCTAACAAGCAGAATTGA